CCCACCAGACACCGGTGGACGGCTGCCCCGGCGGCGCCACCGTCACCGGCTTCCCGCCGGATGCGACGACCCCGTTCGCGACCCCGGCGAGGCCCGCGCCAAGCACCACCGCCACATCCGCCCGGCCGGCGCCGAGCCCGCGCAGCTCGGCCGCCGCCAGCCCGGCCACGTCCTCCGGCGCGACGTCCGCGCATTGCCGCAACGCCGTCACCCGCGCGCCCGCGCCGGCAGCCGGCCCGCCGCCCGGCGGCGGGTCACCCCCGACGGCCGGGCCGCCGCCGAGCAGCAGCGCCACGGCCCGGTGCCGCTCCGGCACGGCAACCCCCGGGTCGTACGGCAGGACGGACTGCTCGACGGCGAGCACCAACGAACGGCGGCCCGCCGGCTGGGCGCCAGCGATCCGCAGCCCGGTGAACGCCGCCGCCGAGCCCTGGTCGCAGAGCGCGAACGACATCGGCGTCCCCGGGCAGACGTGACTGAGGTACGCGGCGGTGGCCCGGCCGGGCAGCGCGTCGTGCACGGCGAACGCCAGCACCAGCAGGTCCACCGGCTCGTCGTCGGGCACGAGCGCCGGGATCAGCGAAGCGGCCATCTCCCCGTAGGACTGGCCGAGCGCCGCCGGGTCGACCGGCAGGCCGTACGGGCGGGTCAGGTCCGTCAGGTATTCGGCGGTCCGGTCCCGCAGGTCGGGGTCGGCGAGCAGGTCGGCCGCGCCGGTGAACTCCCGGCGCGCGGCGCGGATCAGGTGCAGCAGGACGCCTCCCAGGTCAGTGTTCGAACACCATGGCGGCGAACGTCGCCCCGTCGCCGGCGCCGACGGCCGCGACGAGGTAGCGGTCGCCGGGGCGCAGCAGGTCGCGTTCCCGGGCGGTGCGGTAGTTGACGAACGCGTCCGCGCAGTAGACGTGCCCGGCCCCGGTGATGTTGTCCAGCACCACCTTCTCCAGCGGCAGCCCGATCAGCTTGCACAGCCGCTTCCAGGTCATCAGGTTGACGTTGTGCGGTAGCACCAGCCGCAGGTCCGCCAGCCCCACCCCGGCGTCGGCCAGGGCGCGGCCGATCACGTCGGCCAGCGCCGGCCGGTACGCGCGCTGGAACCGGGCCGGGGACTCGCCGCCGGCCACGTCGAACTCGCCGCGTTGGGCGCAGGCGTACGCCAGCAGCCGGTCCCGGTCGCCGTGCGCGCTGACCAGGCAGGCGGACGCGCCCTCGCTGAACATCGAGGTTTCCGGGATGAACTGGGCGTCGCGGGTGAACGCCTTCTCCCCGGTGAGGACGAGCGCGAGCGGCTCCTCGCCCGGTTGGTGCGGTTCGGCGGCGAGCAGCCGGCCGGCCACCTCGATCGCGGTGAGCGCGCTGGCGCAGGACTGCTGGGTCAGGGTGAACGCGAGCGCGTGGCTCAGGCCGAGCGCCCGGCAGACGTCGTGCAGCGGGTTGGCCGGGTACGGGCTGACCACCGGGAACGCGCGGCCGTACAGGACGAACCGCACCCGGTGTTCGGCGCCGCGTAGCGCGGTGAGGCCGTCGACCGCGCGCAGCAGCAGGTCGGGCAGGGACCGGGCGGGGTCGCGGCGCACCTCGGTCAGGCCGTGGAACCGCCGGAACAGCCGGATCTGCATCTCGGTCAGGCGCAGCGGCGCGGCCAGGGTCTCGATCGGCACCCGGTGGCTCGGCAGGAACACCGAGACGGCGTCGATCGCCGTCATCCGTACACCGTCACGCGTGCCATCATATCGACGTGGCTCGGTTCCTTTTCGTGGTGCTGCCGGTGCACTCGCATCTGAACGCGCCCTACGCCATCGCCCAGCAGCTTGAGGCCGCCGGGCACGAGGTGGCGTGGTGCGGGCCGCGCAGCGACCTGCGGCCGATGATCGGCGCGGACGCCACGCTCTATCCCACCGGCAAGCGTCACTACCGCCCGGACGGCGGGACGGGGATGGCCTCGGTGCGCAGCCTCTGGGAGGGGCACGTGCTGCCGGCCAACCGCTTCATCCGGGACGCCGCCGAGCGGGCGGTCGTCGACTACCGGCCGGACGTGGTGGTCGCCGACCAGTACGCGCTGGCCGGCGCGCTCGCCGCGCACCGGCACGGGCTGCCGTGGGCGACGTTCTGCGTCGGCATGCTGGAGCTGACGCCGCCGGGCGAGGAGATGCCGGAGTTCGCCGACTACGTGCGGGCGCAGTTGACGCGGGTGTGGGCGATGACCGACCTGCCCGTCGACGGGACGCTGGATCTGCGCTTCTCGCCGTACCTGGTGATCGGGTTGACCACGGCGGCGCTCACCGGTCCGGCGGCGATGCCGGCGCGGTGCGTGCTCGTCGGGCCGGCCCTGGGCCGGCGCCCGCACGCGCCCGGCTTCGCCTGGGACGCCTGGGATCCGGACCGTCGGCATCTGCTGGTCACGGTCGGGACGATGGCCGAGCACCTGGCCCGCGACTTCTTCCACCGCACGCTCGCCGCCACGGCGCCGCTCGCCGACCGCCTCCAGGTGGTCCTTACCGCCTCGCCGGAGCTGGTGCCGGATCCGCCGGCGCACGTGCTCGTCGCGCCCCGGGTGCCGGTGCTGGAGCTGATGCCGCGCCTGGACGCCGTGGTGTCGCACGGCGGGCTGGGTACGGTCACCGAGGCGATGGCGCACGGCGTGCCGGTGGTGGTCGCGCCGATCCGGCACGACCATCCGGCCGTGGCGCGGCAGGTGACGCGCGCCGAGGCCGGCGTCGAGGTGTCCTTCCACGCGGCCACCCCGGCGGAGCTGACCACGGCGGTGACCGCTGTGCTCGACGACCCGGCGTACCGGGCCGGGGCGTGTCGGGTGGGGGAGTCGTTCGCGGCGGCGGGCGGTGCCCGGGCCGCCGCCGCTCACCTCGCCGAGCTGGCCCGCGCACATCGACCGTTGTCCAACGCTCCGGGCCCCACTAGCCTGACCTGACGCACCCGCGCGAGCGCCGTGGCGGGTCGGCCCGGCGTGGCCGCCGCACGAGGAGGCTCGATGATCGAGGCCACCGGCCTTCGCAAGTCGTTTCGGGTGGGTCGCGGCCGTGGCGCCAACACGGTCGAGGCGGTACGCGGGGTCGACTTCGCGGTGCGGCGCGGCGAGATCGTCGGCTTCCTCGGCCCCAACGGCGCGGGGAAGTCCACCACCCTGCGGATGCTGGCGACGCTGCTGAAGCCCAGCGGGGGAGCGGCCACGATCGCGGGCGTCGACCTGCTGCGCTCGCCCGCCCAGGTGCGGCGGCGGATCGGGTTCGTGGCGCAGGCCAGCGGCACCTACGACGACTCGACGGCCCGCCGGGACCTGGTGCTCCAGGCGCGGATGCACGGCCGGTCGAAGAGCGTGGCGCAGGAGCTGGCGGCGGCGGCGATCCGCGCGTTCCAGCTCGACGACTTCGCCGACCGGAAGATCAGGACCTACTCGGGTGGGCAGCGCCGCCGGCTCGACGTGGCGCTCGGCGTCATCCACTCGCCGCAGGTGATGTTTCTGGACGAGCCCACCGCGGGGCTCGACCCGCCCAGCCGGACCCGGATGTGGCAGGAGGTGCGGCGGCTGCGCGACGAGGGCATGACGATCTTCCTGACCACGCACTACCTGGACGAGGCGGACAGCCTGTGCGACCGGGTGTCCATCATCGACGCCGGCCGGATCGTCGCCGAGGGCACGCCGTCCGACCTGAAGCGCGAGATCTCCGGCGACGTGGTCGCGATCGACTTCGCCGCGCCCGACCTCGTCGCCGCGGCCGGCGGTGACCTGCCGGCCGCGACGAAGCTGCTGGCCGAGGCGCCCTACGTCCGCGCGGCGGAGCCGGTCGACGCCACCCTGCGGCTCTACGTCGACAGCGCCGCCACGGCCATCCCGCAGATCATGCGGGCGCTCTACGACCGGGGCGTCGAGCCGGCCGCGATCGAGACCCGCCGGCCCAGCCTCGACGACGTGTTCCTGGCCAAGACCGGCCGTTCGCTTGAGGAGTGACGGTGCGACTCGTCCGTGACACCTGGCTGATCTTTCAGCAGGAAGCCGGCCTGATGGTGCGCAACCCGGTGATGGTCGCGTTCAGCCTGGCCCAGCCGATCACCTACCTCATCCTCTTCGCCCCGTTCCTCAAGGTGGTGATGGTCGACCGGGGCGCGTCCACGTACGCCGACGCCTACCGCATCTACGTGCCCGGCCTGTTCGTGGCGATGGGGCTGTTCGGCGGCCTGTTCGCCGGCTACGGGCTGCTCAGCGCGTTGCGCGCGGGCATCATCGACAGGTGCCGGGTGACGCCGGTGAGCCGCACCGCGCTGCTGCTCGGCCGGGCGCTGATGCACGTGTGTCTCAATGTGACGCAGGCGGTCGTGGTCACGCTTGTGGCGCTGCCGTTCGGCCTGCGCGTGCACCTGGTCAACCTGCTCGTCTCGTACGGGCTGCTGGGCGTGATGGTGCTGCTGAGCACGTCCATCTCGTACGACATCGCGTTGCTGGTCCGCAACGAGAACAGCCTCGGCGTGCTGGTGAACACCGTGGGTCAGCCGATCTCGCTGCTCGCCGGCGTGCTCATTCCGCTGGTGCTCGCGCCGATGTGGATCCAGCGGGTCGCGCTCTGGAACCCGTTCGCCTGGGCCACCGACGGGATGCGGGCGCTGTTCGCCGGCCAGATCTTCCAGACCGTGGTGTGGCAGGGCGCGCTCATCATGGTCGGGTTGGCCGCCGCGAGCCTCCTCTGGTCGTCGCACCTGTTCAACCGCGAGGTCTCCTGACCGTCCTATATAGACCATTGTCTCGCCGTGACGGGCGCTCTAGCCTGATCGTGTCCTCGCGCGGTGAGGGCGCGCGGGGGCGTGGCTTCGGTGGGCGTGTCACACAGAGGAGGCAACGCGTTGGGTGCCGACAACTTCCGGGCGACCCTGGCGGCGGACCAGGAACTGGGCGCGGGCAACGTCCTGCTGCGGCTGGCCGAGCACGGGGCCGACATGCGGATGCCCCGGGTGACGTTCGACGTCGACGTGGACGGGATCCCCGCCTGGACCCCGCTGTCACTCGCCACGCTCACCGAGCGGGTGGCCGCCCGGGCGGCCTGGTTCGCCGCGCGTGGCATCGGCCGGCGGGACCCGGTCGCGGTGTACGTGACGTCCGCGCCGGACGTGTTTCTCACCTTCCTGGCCCTCACCTGGCTCGGTGCCATCCCGGCGCTGATGAACGGCAACATGCCTGTCGAGCTGGCCGCCGAGTTCGTCCGCCGGCTGCGCGGCGTCGGTGTCGTGGTGGACGCCGACCACGCCGCGTTGCGCGAGCACGACCTCGGCGTGCCGATCCTCGGCGACGCGGCGGAGACCGGCGCCGGTGACCCCGCGCAGGCGCCGCCGCACCACCGGCACCACCCGGAGGACCCGGTCGCCATCACCCACTCCTCGGGCACCACCCGGGTGCCGGCGGCGATCGTTCACTCGCACCACGGCCTGTTCGCCGCGATCCGCGCGGTGCGGCTCACCGAGTCCCGGCCGTACGGCGAGGTGCGGGAGCTGTCCGCGCTGCCGGCCGCGCACGCCGCCGGCATCATCACGCTCAACCAGGCGCTCTGCAACGGCTACCAGTTGCTCTGCCTGTCGGCGCAGGGCGGCCCGTTCGCGCGCAGCGCCGAGACGATCCTCGACGCGATCGAGCGGTGGCGTCCGACCGGCGTGTTCGGCTTCGCCGTGACCTGGTCGGAGCTGGCCCGCGTCGACCTGAGCACCCGCGACCTCAGCTCGGTGCGCAACTGGTTCAACACCGGCGACTGCGCGCACGAGTCGCACGTACGCCGGCTGGTCGCCGTCGGCAGCCACCCCACCTGGACCCGGGACGGCATGGTCGACGTGCCCGGCTCCAAGTTCGTCGACATGCTCGGCTCCACCGAGATGGGCCACGGCGCGTTCCGGATCACCCACC
The genomic region above belongs to Micromonospora sp. WMMD1128 and contains:
- a CDS encoding 2-hydroxy-acid oxidase: MAASLIPALVPDDEPVDLLVLAFAVHDALPGRATAAYLSHVCPGTPMSFALCDQGSAAAFTGLRIAGAQPAGRRSLVLAVEQSVLPYDPGVAVPERHRAVALLLGGGPAVGGDPPPGGGPAAGAGARVTALRQCADVAPEDVAGLAAAELRGLGAGRADVAVVLGAGLAGVANGVVASGGKPVTVAPPGQPSTGVWWALLDRLDDGPVRPGTVVVADYDPELRYLCLVAIVTGHPHETFDTDGRNEGSE
- a CDS encoding 3-oxoacyl-[acyl-carrier-protein] synthase III C-terminal domain-containing protein, giving the protein MTAIDAVSVFLPSHRVPIETLAAPLRLTEMQIRLFRRFHGLTEVRRDPARSLPDLLLRAVDGLTALRGAEHRVRFVLYGRAFPVVSPYPANPLHDVCRALGLSHALAFTLTQQSCASALTAIEVAGRLLAAEPHQPGEEPLALVLTGEKAFTRDAQFIPETSMFSEGASACLVSAHGDRDRLLAYACAQRGEFDVAGGESPARFQRAYRPALADVIGRALADAGVGLADLRLVLPHNVNLMTWKRLCKLIGLPLEKVVLDNITGAGHVYCADAFVNYRTARERDLLRPGDRYLVAAVGAGDGATFAAMVFEH
- a CDS encoding glycosyltransferase translates to MARFLFVVLPVHSHLNAPYAIAQQLEAAGHEVAWCGPRSDLRPMIGADATLYPTGKRHYRPDGGTGMASVRSLWEGHVLPANRFIRDAAERAVVDYRPDVVVADQYALAGALAAHRHGLPWATFCVGMLELTPPGEEMPEFADYVRAQLTRVWAMTDLPVDGTLDLRFSPYLVIGLTTAALTGPAAMPARCVLVGPALGRRPHAPGFAWDAWDPDRRHLLVTVGTMAEHLARDFFHRTLAATAPLADRLQVVLTASPELVPDPPAHVLVAPRVPVLELMPRLDAVVSHGGLGTVTEAMAHGVPVVVAPIRHDHPAVARQVTRAEAGVEVSFHAATPAELTTAVTAVLDDPAYRAGACRVGESFAAAGGARAAAAHLAELARAHRPLSNAPGPTSLT
- a CDS encoding ATP-binding cassette domain-containing protein; amino-acid sequence: MIEATGLRKSFRVGRGRGANTVEAVRGVDFAVRRGEIVGFLGPNGAGKSTTLRMLATLLKPSGGAATIAGVDLLRSPAQVRRRIGFVAQASGTYDDSTARRDLVLQARMHGRSKSVAQELAAAAIRAFQLDDFADRKIRTYSGGQRRRLDVALGVIHSPQVMFLDEPTAGLDPPSRTRMWQEVRRLRDEGMTIFLTTHYLDEADSLCDRVSIIDAGRIVAEGTPSDLKREISGDVVAIDFAAPDLVAAAGGDLPAATKLLAEAPYVRAAEPVDATLRLYVDSAATAIPQIMRALYDRGVEPAAIETRRPSLDDVFLAKTGRSLEE
- a CDS encoding ABC transporter permease translates to MRLVRDTWLIFQQEAGLMVRNPVMVAFSLAQPITYLILFAPFLKVVMVDRGASTYADAYRIYVPGLFVAMGLFGGLFAGYGLLSALRAGIIDRCRVTPVSRTALLLGRALMHVCLNVTQAVVVTLVALPFGLRVHLVNLLVSYGLLGVMVLLSTSISYDIALLVRNENSLGVLVNTVGQPISLLAGVLIPLVLAPMWIQRVALWNPFAWATDGMRALFAGQIFQTVVWQGALIMVGLAAASLLWSSHLFNREVS
- a CDS encoding class I adenylate-forming enzyme family protein, yielding MGADNFRATLAADQELGAGNVLLRLAEHGADMRMPRVTFDVDVDGIPAWTPLSLATLTERVAARAAWFAARGIGRRDPVAVYVTSAPDVFLTFLALTWLGAIPALMNGNMPVELAAEFVRRLRGVGVVVDADHAALREHDLGVPILGDAAETGAGDPAQAPPHHRHHPEDPVAITHSSGTTRVPAAIVHSHHGLFAAIRAVRLTESRPYGEVRELSALPAAHAAGIITLNQALCNGYQLLCLSAQGGPFARSAETILDAIERWRPTGVFGFAVTWSELARVDLSTRDLSSVRNWFNTGDCAHESHVRRLVAVGSHPTWTRDGMVDVPGSKFVDMLGSTEMGHGAFRITHRLGSDRYDRCVGKPYPFAEIALLDVRTGEEVPEGQVGHVGLKSPTLAIGYWNDSVTTWRTRLNGYYLTGDLMYRDPNGDYHHVDRASDAVDLGDGAWLYTALSEERILAHCPDVRDCTVVAATADGGGTVTDVLLLLADDSDPTLDRTERVRAALGPAVAATLRRVVTVPEDGVVMGPTGKVRKFLMRQRLLADAGAPAAG